From Spartinivicinus poritis:
GGTCTATTACATATTTCTTAGCAGCCCCTTCATCAAAATCAGCGTAGCCTTTCGGTGCATCATCTAACGAAATAACCTGGACATTTACCGCATCAGCAATTTTTACCTTATCCCATAAAATAGCCTGCATTAACTGTCGATGATATTTCATTACTGGACATTGCCCAGTATAAAAATAATGAGATTTCGCCCAGCCTAAACCTATTCTTACACCAAGCTGCCCCATTTTCGCTGCATCATCAACTGCACCAGGATCACCTGTGACATATAAGCCAGGAATACCTACACCACCACCCGCTCGGGTTACATCCATCATAGTATTTAAGACAGTTGCCGGTTGTTCCTGATGATGATTACAACCATGACAGCGGGCTTCAAAACCAACACAATCTACACCAGCATCTACTTCAGGTACACCTAATACCTGTTCAATCAATTCAGGAACAGTTGCATCTTGCCGTAAATCAATAGTTTCACAACCAAAACTATGAGCTTGCTCAAGTCGAGCGGAGTTCATATCCCCCACAATAACACAGGCTGCTCCCAATAATTGAGCTGATACTGCTGCAGCTAAACCAACCGGGCCCGCTCCTGCAATATAGACTGTCGAGCCAGGTCCTACACCCGCTGTCGCAGCGCCATGAAAGCCGGTTGGGAAAATATCCGATAACAAGGTAAGATCACGCATTTTCTCCATTGCCTGATCGCGATCAGGGAATTTTAATAAATTAAAGTCGGCATAAGGTACCATCACATATTCAGACTGACCGCCAACCCAGCCTCCCATATCGACATATCCATAAGCGGCACCAGGGCGTGCTGGGTTTACCTGCAAACAAATACCTGTTTGCCCTTCTTTACAATTTCGGCAACGACCGCAAGCAATATTAAAGGGTACAGAAACTAGATCCCCTACTTTTAAAAACTCGACATCAGAACCACACTCAATAATTTCTCCAGTTATTTCATGCCCTAAAACCAAGCCTTCAGGTGCG
This genomic window contains:
- the fdhA gene encoding formaldehyde dehydrogenase, glutathione-independent gives rise to the protein MCSASNRGVVYMGPGHVEVQSIAFPELALGKRKCSHGVILKVVSTNICGSDQHMVRGRTTAPEGLVLGHEITGEIIECGSDVEFLKVGDLVSVPFNIACGRCRNCKEGQTGICLQVNPARPGAAYGYVDMGGWVGGQSEYVMVPYADFNLLKFPDRDQAMEKMRDLTLLSDIFPTGFHGAATAGVGPGSTVYIAGAGPVGLAAAVSAQLLGAACVIVGDMNSARLEQAHSFGCETIDLRQDATVPELIEQVLGVPEVDAGVDCVGFEARCHGCNHHQEQPATVLNTMMDVTRAGGGVGIPGLYVTGDPGAVDDAAKMGQLGVRIGLGWAKSHYFYTGQCPVMKYHRQLMQAILWDKVKIADAVNVQVISLDDAPKGYADFDEGAAKKYVIDPHGSVAA